A window of Marinobacter salarius contains these coding sequences:
- a CDS encoding primosomal protein N' gives MEPDVPRTARIALNRPLRRLFDYLVPDHLTLQKGQRVTVPFGRQSATGLVVETDARPPESITLKPVRSASEAWPALPPETFRLLSWASDYYQHPLGECLFTALPPALRRGRPAVEHAEPYWQACGDPALLPGNATRQRELLAWLKRQPGGAGSKQIVRAGFTQSQIRSLQEKELIAETTPPSPSGASEETRNRIPVLSPAQQEAADQLPSSDDGFTTALLFGITGSGKTELYLHYLKTHLDDKHQALVLVPEINLTPQTVARFQHYFGSRIAVWHSALKDSERLSTWLRIRNGEPVILIGTRSAVLLPFTDLKTIIVDEEHDSSYKQGEGFRYSGRDTAVYRAHLNDCPVILGSATPSMESYHNALTGKYTLVRLEERAGNAKLPTIKLLDIRSRPLEGGLSRPAMRAIEKCLNAGQQALVFVNRRGFAPVMMCFDCGHMVECPRCDTRLTYHRRDRAMRCHHCDFQTAATDHCPKCSSESFKPVGQGTERSEDVLATQFPDAPVVRVDRDSTQRKGSIQGILDTVNSGNPCILVGTQMLAKGHDFPNVTLVVVVNADGGLFSVDFRAPEQLIQTLLQVSGRAGRGEKSGEVLVQTCHSDHPLLRSLAAGYYLPVADQLLAERETSQLPPYRAMAILRAESNIMASSLKLLDGMKSKASDCGIESWGPLPALIARRADRHRAQLILVSSNRIRLNRQLAALCQELDLMKLPADIKWAIDVDPLETG, from the coding sequence ATGGAGCCAGATGTGCCCCGAACTGCGCGTATAGCATTGAATCGCCCTCTCCGGCGGCTGTTCGACTACCTGGTACCAGACCACCTGACATTACAAAAGGGCCAACGAGTCACCGTCCCCTTCGGCAGGCAATCGGCCACCGGTCTGGTGGTCGAGACTGACGCCCGACCGCCAGAGAGCATCACTCTCAAGCCGGTCCGATCAGCCAGCGAGGCATGGCCTGCACTGCCCCCGGAAACCTTCCGCCTACTCAGCTGGGCGTCGGATTACTATCAGCACCCGCTCGGTGAATGCCTTTTTACCGCACTGCCGCCCGCGCTGCGTCGCGGCAGGCCTGCCGTGGAGCATGCCGAACCTTATTGGCAAGCCTGCGGCGATCCTGCGCTGCTGCCCGGTAATGCAACGCGACAGAGAGAACTGCTGGCCTGGCTGAAGCGCCAGCCCGGGGGCGCGGGCAGCAAACAGATTGTGCGCGCTGGTTTCACACAGTCGCAAATCCGGAGCCTTCAGGAAAAAGAGCTGATCGCCGAGACCACGCCACCCTCACCAAGTGGTGCATCGGAGGAAACCCGGAATCGTATCCCCGTGCTGTCTCCGGCCCAACAAGAAGCTGCTGACCAACTTCCATCGTCTGATGACGGCTTCACGACGGCACTCCTGTTCGGTATCACAGGCAGCGGCAAAACCGAGCTTTATCTCCACTACCTCAAGACTCACCTGGACGACAAGCACCAGGCGCTCGTTCTGGTACCTGAGATCAACCTGACGCCGCAGACCGTAGCCCGCTTCCAACACTATTTCGGGTCACGCATCGCGGTATGGCACTCGGCACTAAAAGACAGCGAACGGCTTTCAACCTGGCTGAGAATCCGCAATGGCGAGCCAGTCATTCTGATCGGTACCCGCTCGGCTGTATTGCTCCCCTTCACCGACCTGAAAACCATCATCGTGGATGAGGAACACGACAGTTCCTATAAACAGGGGGAAGGATTCCGCTATTCCGGCAGGGACACCGCAGTCTATCGTGCACACCTCAATGATTGCCCCGTCATTCTTGGCTCCGCAACCCCCTCTATGGAGTCCTACCACAACGCCCTTACCGGCAAATACACTCTGGTTCGACTTGAGGAGCGTGCAGGCAATGCCAAACTACCGACGATCAAGTTACTGGACATTCGTAGCCGACCTCTGGAGGGTGGCCTCTCACGACCTGCGATGCGCGCTATCGAGAAATGCCTGAACGCCGGACAGCAGGCTTTGGTGTTTGTGAATCGCAGGGGGTTTGCTCCAGTCATGATGTGTTTCGACTGCGGCCACATGGTTGAATGCCCCCGCTGCGACACCCGCCTTACCTATCATCGCCGCGACCGTGCCATGCGCTGCCACCATTGCGACTTCCAGACCGCTGCGACAGACCACTGCCCAAAATGCAGCAGCGAGTCATTCAAGCCAGTCGGCCAAGGCACTGAAAGAAGCGAAGATGTATTGGCAACACAGTTTCCGGACGCCCCCGTCGTGCGGGTAGATCGGGACAGCACTCAACGCAAAGGCAGCATTCAAGGTATTCTCGACACAGTGAACAGCGGCAACCCCTGCATACTGGTGGGCACACAGATGCTGGCCAAGGGACACGACTTCCCAAACGTTACGCTCGTCGTTGTTGTTAATGCTGATGGCGGGCTATTCAGCGTGGACTTTCGCGCCCCCGAACAGTTGATCCAGACCCTACTGCAAGTGAGCGGGCGAGCCGGACGTGGTGAAAAATCAGGGGAAGTACTGGTGCAGACCTGCCATAGCGACCACCCACTGCTGCGATCATTAGCCGCGGGCTACTATCTCCCTGTTGCTGACCAATTGCTTGCCGAACGAGAAACCAGCCAACTCCCGCCCTATCGGGCAATGGCCATACTTCGAGCCGAGTCAAACATCATGGCATCGAGCCTCAAACTACTTGATGGCATGAAATCAAAGGCATCAGACTGCGGCATTGAGTCTTGGGGGCCATTGCCTGCACTGATCGCGCGCAGGGCTGATCGTCACCGGGCCCAACTGATTTTGGTTTCAAGCAACCGAATTCGGCTTAACCGTCAACTGGCAGCGCTTTGCCAGGAACTCGACCTGATGAAACTTCCCGCCGACATTAAATGGGCAATCGACGTTGATCCGCTAGAAACCGGGTGA